In the genome of Pelodiscus sinensis isolate JC-2024 chromosome 3, ASM4963464v1, whole genome shotgun sequence, one region contains:
- the ADGRF5 gene encoding adhesion G protein-coupled receptor F5: MPFLGIIAFCFLLLIVTTSSHASLDINVDPFIQYSPDSENGAVENVPKELHRQKRQVAAPGLSPKEYAIVIQINSTDMSLLEFIKDDLQNLSFPVEVSTSDAVANISSINITTVCSSISKNEVRCFCEPGYSWPAAVCHANPICPGTIPRAEEICDCLILLSSQESYCQHQPGGTSAFPIKMSVRLNVTFQDALRNSSSELYMKYTKDLEDAFTAGYKSLPGFISARVTGFRNGSVIVDYEVRAAPETYSQIGNANGDIAGLLNASYMLDSSSFFYSIEKAGESNFIVSPQDIFQGDTVIMKCERSFDTVNVTWWHSGLVISNSSRHLIHTEMTNGITKSILKITNVTQADTGFYICNFKEITLSYMVTFKITNNISITPIDIVSSEKMDVVCNGTKVLLSCCIAGDIQSFTSNWRTNEAINNYGTASNTTNCTEYTLHASQSHCPSDKSGTTITYTCELHTGHGAIASRDIQVTYFRVASVRIESSNSKAQVSEGRNFSLTCISDVSNYDNVVWQIQGKIIDQEPYINTMNSSTEARSVLTVNAITQAWNGTYICTFFQKFLQSSAYTTVEIVPLLAKQHIVLDPIEGFIQCDVSRALTCCTTRRENYNVTFTVQQREFIGVQATQGNQVCYLYNYTESCNSRTNVTVYCTFVNHIQDKVESFPMRLTVIPKNKVMCSDIIGVGEQGKQITKPCPDSKNVSGLSNPIRGNIIYGCIDSKWMVASNTCLSDQINTLFSAAESLVSGPQPTQQIATYLETLHNETGKEQEEINNSPANLNAVITILNLVSNISTEADPRIMTNFLSTVDIIVSNSTIPAWKKLNNQEKEKSSQLLNSVERFSQALQPVNNTIPSITNTNLQLQGIVIPENSTLDYNKTFTFSSSSNLSGNVLINSTKIQSLVPNTAIISVAFSTLRYILPMPNETDVVVNGLVMTTTVSQRHLQGFQIAQTFAKGNTSLRDPQCVFWNFSLSDGAGGWDGTGCQSKDNGDNVICICDHLTSFSILMSPYMESTSPGDPLQPLDYITYIGLSISLASLVLCIVIECLVWKSVTKNRTSYMRHVCILNIAVCLLIADVWFIVAAALQDTKKPVNGNVCIAATFFIHLFYLCVFFWMLATGLMLFYRLVFILHDTSKTIQKTVTYSLGYGCPLIIAVITIAVTYPQDAYRRENACWLNWENSKALLAFVIPALTIVAVNSIIAVVVIVKILRPAIGEKPSKQERNSLNQVIKSIGILTPLLGLTWGFGLATVIKDSSIVFHILFTLLNAFQGLFILVFGTLWDKKVQEALLNAYSFTRWSTQQAKSTSLDVSAPVFSMSSPFSGTLNNLFGKTGKYTVSSTDTCSSTEYTSNTYSLLQ, from the exons CCTGACAGTGAAAATGGAGCAGTGGAGAACGTCCCAAAAGAGCTGCACAGGCAGAAGCGACAGG TAGCTGCACCTGGCCTTTCCCCTAAGGAATACGCTATTGTCATTCAGATCAATTCGACAGATATGTCTCTCTTGGAATTCATCAAAGATGATTTACAGAATCTTAGTTTTCCAGTTGAAGTGAGCACTTCAGATGCAGTGGCGAACATTTCAAGCATCAACATTACTACCG TATGCAGTTCCATCAGTAAGAACGAGGTCCGTTGTTTTTGTGAACCTGGGTATAGCTGGCCAGCTGCTGTGTGCCATGCCAACCCTATCTGCCCAGGTACCATCCCAAGAGCAGAGGAGATCTGTGACTGTCTCATACTATTGTCTTCTCAAGAATCCTATTGTCAGCATCAGCCTGGAG gcacttctgcttttccAATAAAAATGTCAGTCAGACTCAATGTCACATTCCAGGATGCTCTTCGGAATTCCTCGTCTGAACTGTATATGAAATACACAAAAGATTTGGAAGATGCC TTTACAGCTGGCTACAAATCTTTACCGGGCTTCATATCAGCAAGAGTCACCGGATTCAG AAATGGAAGTGTTATTGTGGATTATGAGGTCAGAGCTGCCCCAGAAACATACAGCCAAATTGGAAATGCTAATGGAGACATAGCAGGCTTACTAAATGCATCATATATGTTAgactctagttcttttttttattcaATAGAAAAAGCAG GTGAATCCAACTTCATTGTGTCCCCCCAAGACATTTTCCAGGGTGATACGGTAATAATGAAATGTGAGAGAAGTTTTGATACAGTGAATGTGACCTGGTGGCATTCTGGACTTGTCATCTCGAATAGCAGTCGGCATTTAATACATACGGAAATGACAAATGGAATCACAAAGTCAATTCTGAAAATTACCAATGTTACACAGGCTGATACTG GCTTCTATATTTGCAATTTCAAGGAGATCACTCTGAGCTACATGGtgacatttaaaataacaaacaatATAAGCATCACACCAATAGATATAGTGTCATCAGAGAAGATGGACGTTGTATGTAATGGTACCAAAGTATTGCTGAGCTGTTGCATTGCTGGAGATATACAATCCTTTACTAGTAACTGGAGAACAAATGAAGCAATAAATAATTACG GAACCGCCAGTAACACTACAAACTGCACTGAGTACACTCTCCATGCCAGTCAGTCTCATTGCCCAAGCGACAAGTCTGGTACCACGATAACGTACACATGTGAGCTGCACACGGGGCATGGTGCTATCGCAAGTAGAGACATCCAAGTGACGTATTTCCGAGTAG CAAGTGTAAGAATAGAATCTTCCAACTCAAAAGCTCAGGTTTCCGAGGGACGCAATTTTTCTCTCACATGCATTAGTGATGTGAGCAATTACGACAATGTCGTCTGGCAAATCCAAGGTAAAATTATAGACCAGGAGCCATATATCAACACCATGAATTCATCAACCGAAGCCAGGTCTGTGCTCACCGTGAACGCTATTACTCAGGCATGGAATG GCACCTATATTTGCacattctttcagaagtttttgcAAAGCTCTGCTTATACAACAGTTGAGATTGTTCCTCTGCTTGCTAAGCAGCATATTGTACTGGATCCCATTGAAGGATTTATACAATGCGACGTATCTCGTGCCCTAACATGCTGCACAACCAGAAGAGAAAACTATAATGTTACGTTCACTGTTCAACAAAGAGAATTCATAGGAG TGCAAGCAACACAAGGAAACCAAGTGTGCTATCTATACAATTATACAGAAAGCTGCAACTCAAGGACAAATGTGACGGTCTACTGTACCTTTGTTAACCACATTCAAGATAAGGTCGAAAGTTTCCCTATGAGACTAACTGTTATACCAA AAAATAAAGTTATGTGTTCAGACATCATTGGTGTGGGAGAGCAAGGAAAACAGATAACAAAACCCTGCCCAGACTCCAAAAATGTGAGTGGTCTGAGCAACCCCATCAGAGGGAATATCATCTATGGGTGCATCGACAGCAAGTGGATGGTTGCTAGTAACACCTGCCTCTCTGACCAAATAAACACACTGTTCAGTGCTGCTGAG TCTTTGGTGTCTGGCCCTCAGCCAACACAACAGATAGCCACATATCTCGAGACACTTCACAATGAAACAGGGAAAGAACAAGAAGAAATAAACAATTCACCTGCAAACCTGAATGCAGTGATTACCATCCTGAATTTGGTTTCAAACATCTCGACAGAGGCAGATCCACGCATTATGACA AATTTCCTCTCTACAGTGGACATTATTGTCAGCAATTCCACAATACCTGCCTGGAAAAAACTGAACAATCAGGAAAAAGAGAAGAGTTCCCAGTTACTGAATTCAGTGGAGAGATTTTCCCAGGCCCTTCAGCCAGTGAATAATACCATTCCTTCTATCACCAACACCAACCTTCAGCTGCAAGGGATAGTtatcccagaaaatagcacattGGACTATAATAAGACCTTTACTTTCTCCAGTTCATCAAACCTCAGTGGTAACGTGCTAATTAATAGCACTAAGATTCAGAGCCTGGTACCAAACACAGCCATTATCAGTGTGGCTTTCTCAACACTCAGATATATTCTGCCCATGCCCAATGAGACAGATGTGGTTGTGAATGGCTTGGTAATGACAACAACAGTGAGCCAAAGGCACCTGCAGGGCTTCCAGATCGCTCAGACTTTTGCCAAAGGCAATACTTCCCTGAGAGATCCCCAGTGTGTCTTTTGGAACTTCTCTCTCTCTGACGGTGCAGGGGGATGGGATGGCACAGGCTGTCAGTCGAAGGACAATGGAGACAATGTCATTTGCATCTGTGATCACTTGACTTCGTTCTCAATTCTTATGTCGCCCTACATGGAATCCACCTCTCCTGGAGACCCATTGCAGCCACTAGATTACATCACCTACATTGGCCTGAGCATTTCCTTGGCGAGTCTGGTGCTCTGCATCGTAATTGAATGTCTGGTGTGGAAATCTGTGACCAAAAACAGAACCTCCTACATGCGCCACGTCTGCATCTTGAACATAGCTGTGTGTCTTCTGATCGCAGATGTCTGGTTCATTGTCGCTGCCGCTCTACAAGACACAAAGAAGCCAGTGAATGGAAATGTCTGCATAGCTGCCACCTTTTTCATCCACTTGTTCTACCTTTGCGTCTTTTTCTGGATGCTTGCCACGGGCCTCATGCTCTTCTATCGCCTGGTCTTCATTTTACATGACACGAGCAAGACCATCCAGAAAACTGTAACATACTCTTTGGGATACGGGTGCCCTCTCATCATAGCAGTCATCACCATAGCAGTCACTTATCCACAGGATGCTTACAGGAGGGAAAACGCCTGCTGGCTCAACTGGGAGAACAGCAAAGCGCTCCTTGCCTTCGTGATCCCCGCGCTGACCATTGTGGCTGTGAATTCAATCATTGCTGTTGTAGTCATAGTGAAAATACTAAGGCCTGCCATTGGGGAGAAGCCAAGCAAGCAGGAGAGGAACTCCTTGAATCAAGTAATCAAAAGCATTGGCATTCTGACCCCGTTATTAGGCCTCACCTGGGGATTTGGACTGGCGACCGTTATCAAAGACAGCTCAATAGTCTTCCATATACTATTTACTCTCCTCAATGCTTTCCAA